The Arvicanthis niloticus isolate mArvNil1 chromosome 2, mArvNil1.pat.X, whole genome shotgun sequence genome includes a window with the following:
- the Golga2 gene encoding golgin subfamily A member 2 isoform X1, producing MWPPRFPPPRPGMSEETRQSKLAAAKKKLREYQQKNSPGVPAGAKKKKKIKNGHSPERSTASDCQSPENIQDILKVLVSDLNRSNGVSLPPLDKRKVPTDHTAPAPPTAATDTMFLGVPSTDADLTQSHDAGNCSNLMEETRTFSSTESLRQLSQQLNGLVSESTSYINGEGLTSSNMKDLESRYQELAVALDSSYVTNKQLSSTIEELKQQNQDTLNQLEKEKKDYQQKLAKEQGSLREQLQVHIQTIGILVSEKAELQTALAHTQQAARQKAGESEDLASRLQSSRQRVGELERTLSTVSTQQKQADRYNKDLTKERDALKLELYKNSKSNEDLRQQNSELEEKLRVLGAEKAAAQLGVEELQKKLEMSELLLQQFSSQSEASGGNEQLQQAMEERAQLETHVGQLMESLKQLQVERDQYAENLKGESAMWQQRVQQMAEQVHTLKEEKEHKESQVQELETSLAELRSQMEEPPPPEPPAGPSEAEQRLQGEVEQLQKELESLTGQLRAQVQDNESLSHLNREQEGRLLELEREAQHWSEQAEERKQILESMQSDRTTISRALSQNRELKEQLAELQNGFVRLTNENMEITSALQSEQHVKKELARKLGELQEQLGELKETVELKSQEAQGLQEQRDQCLLHLQQYAAAYQQHAVAYEQLTSEKEALHKQLLLQTQLMDQLQHEEVQGKMAAEMARQELQEAQERLKATSQENQQLQAQLSLLVLPGEGDVDQEEQDEEVPQPSLTIPEDLDSREAMVAFFNAAIARAEEEQARLRVQLREQKARCRSLAHLAAPVQSKLEKEAVVPRNVDDSASEESNQALHVAMEKLQSRFLEVMQEKVELKERVEELEHCCIQLSGETDTIGEYIALYQNQRAVLKARHLEKEEYISRLAQDKEEMKVKLLELQELVLRLVKERNEWQGKFLAVSQNPVDVPTPVPTGSQEFGTADQQGDLREVSLADDPEPAQGEAGVLAPHENPTAQQIMRLLREIQNPQERPGLGSNPCIPFFYRADENDEVKIMVV from the exons CTGAGAGAGTATCAGCAGAAGAACAGCCCGGGTGTCCCTGCAGgagcaaagaagaagaaaaagattaaaaatggTCATAGCCCAGAGAGAAGCACTGCCAGTGATTGTCAGTCACCAGAGAAT ATTCAGGACATTCTGAAGGTGTTGGTGTCCGACCTTAACCGTTCCAATGGGGTCTCGCTCCCCCCATTAGACAAGAGGAAG GTGCCCACAGACCACACTGCTCCTGCACCGCCAACTGCTGCTACTGACACTATGTTCCTTGGCGTCCCTTCCACTGATGCTGATCTCACTCAG AGCCATGATGCTGGCAATTGCTCTAACCTCATGGAGGAGACCAG GACGTTCTCATCGACTGAGAGTCTGCGACAACTTTCTCAACAGCTCAATGGCCTTGTGTCTGAG TCTACATCTTACATCAACGGGGAGGGCCTCACATCTTCCAACATGAAGGATCTGGAG AGCCGGTACCAAGAGCTAGCAGTAGCCCTGGACTCCAGCtatgtaacaaacaaacaactcagtAGCACGATAGAGGAATTG AAACAGCAGAACCAAGACACTCTCAATCAACTGGAAAAA GAGAAGAAGGATTATCAGCAGAAGCTGGCAAAGGAGCAGGGATCTCTCAGGGAACAACTGCAG GTTCACATTCAGACCATAGGCATCCTAGTGTCTGAGAAGGCAGAATTACAGACAGCCCTGGCCCACACTCAGCAAGCAGCCAGGCAGAAAGCAG GAGAGTCGGAGGATCTTGCCAGCCGTCTACAGTCCTCCCGACAGCGTGTGGGAGAGCTGGAGCGAACACTGTCTACTGTGTCAACGCAACAGAAACAGGCAGACAGG taCAACAAGGACCTAACCAAAGAGCGAGATGCCCTCAAGCTGGAGCTGTACAAGAACAG CAAAAGTAATGAGGACCTGAGGCAGCAGAACTCAGAACTGGAAGAGAAACTTCGAGTCCTGGGGGCAGAGAAAGCAGCTGCACAGTTGGGGGTGGAGGAGCTGCAGAAGAAGTTAGAGATGTCAGAGCTGCTGCTGCAACAG TTCTCTAGCCAATCTGAGGCCTCTGGCGGTAATGAGCAGTTACAACAGGCCATGGAGGAGCGGGCTCAGCTGGAGACCCATGTCGGCCAG CTGATGGAGTCACTGAAGCAGCTCCAGGTGGAGAGAGACCAGTATGCAGAGAACCTGAAAGGAGAGAGTGCCATGTGGCAGCAGAGGGTACAGCAAATGGCGGAGCAG GTGCACAcactgaaggaagagaaggagcacaAAGAAAGTCAGGTACAAGAGCTGGAGACCAGCTTGGCCGAACTCAGGAGTCAGATGG AGGAGCCACCGCCCCCGGAGCCGCCAGCTGGGCCCTCTGAGGCCGAGCAGCGGCTGCAGGGAGAGGTCGAGCAGCTGCAGAAGGAACTGGAGAGTCTAACGGGCCAGCTGCGGGCCCAGGTGCAGGACAATGAGAGCCTGAGCCACCTGAACCGGGAGCAGGAGGGGCGGCTGCTGGAGCTGGAGCGGGAGGCCCAGCACTGGAGCGAGCAGGCAGAGGAGCGCAAGCAGATCCTGGAGAGCATGCAGAGTGACCGCACCACCATCAGCAGAGCGCTGTCGCAGAACCGCGAGCTAAAGGAGCAACTGGCCGAGCTGCAGAACGGCTTTGTCAGGCTG ACCAACGAGAACATGGAGATTACCAGTGCGCTGCAGTCAGAGCAGCATGTCAAGAAAGAGCTGGCCAGGAAGCTGGGAGAGCTGCAGGAGCAGCTGGGAGAGCTGAAGGAGACG GTGGAGCTGAAGAGCCAAGAAGCACAGGGTCTGCAGGAGCAGCGAGACCAGTGCCTGTTGCACCTGCAGCAGTACGCTGCTGCCTACCAACAGCACGCGGTGGCCTATGAGCAGCTGACCTCTGAGAAGGAGGCCTTGCACAAGCAGCTTCTGCTGCAAACACAGCTCATGgaccagctgcagcatgaggagGTACAGGGCAAGATGGCAGCTGAGATGGCCCGCCAGGAGCTGCAGGAGGCCCAG GAGCGCCTAAAAGCTACCAGCCAGGAGAACCAACAGCTTCAAGCTCAGCTGAGCCTCTTGGTCCTCCCTGGGGAAG GAGATGTGGACCAGGAGGAGCAAGATGAGGAGGTTCCTCAGCCCAGTCTGACCATCCCAGAAGACCTAGACAGTAGAGAGGCCATG GTGGCATTCTTTAATGCCGCTATAGCTAGAGCTGAGGAAGAGCAGGCCCGACTACGTGTGCagctgagagagcagaaggcacgGTGCCGGAGCTTGGCTCACTTGGCAGCCCCAGTCCAAAGCAAGCTTGAAAAGGAGGCAGTGGTCCCCAGGAATGTGGATGACTCTGCATCTGAGGAGAGTAACCAGGCCCTCCATGTAGCCATGGAGAAGCTGCAG AGCCGCTTCCTGGAGGTCATGCAGGAGAAAGTGGAGCTCAAGGAGAGGGTGGAGGAGCTTGAACATTGCTGTATCCAGCTTTCTGGAGAGACAGACACCATTG GAGAGTACATTGCCCTTTACCAAAACCAGAGGGCAGTGCTGAAGGCTCGGCATTTGGAGAAGGAAGAATACATTAGCCGGCTGGCTCAGGACAAGGAGGAGATGAAG GTAAAGCTGCTGGAGCTTCAGGAGCTGGTGCTGAGGCTTGTGAAGGAGCGCAATGAATGGCAGGGCAAGTTCCTGGCAGTCTCCCAGAACCCTGTTGATGTGCCCACCCCAGTGCCCACAGGCTCCCAGGAATTCGGCACTGCTGACCAGCAGGGTG ACCTCAGGGAGGTGAGCCTGGCTGACGATCCAGAGCCTGCACAAGGAGAGGCAGGGGTGCTTGCCCCCCATGAGAATCCCACTGCACAGCAAATCATGCGGCTGCTACGTGAGATCCAGAACCCCCAGGAGCGCCCAGGCCTGGGGAGCAACCCCTGCATCCCCTTTTTCTACCGTGCTGATGAGAACGACGAGGTGAAAATCATGGTTGTGTGA
- the Golga2 gene encoding golgin subfamily A member 2 isoform X2 yields MWPPRFPPPRPGMSEETRQSKLAAAKKKLREYQQKNSPGVPAGAKKKKKIKNGHSPERSTASDCQSPENIQDILKVLVSDLNRSNGVSLPPLDKRKVPTDHTAPAPPTAATDTMFLGVPSTDADLTQSHDAGNCSNLMEETRTFSSTESLRQLSQQLNGLVSESTSYINGEGLTSSNMKDLESRYQELAVALDSSYVTNKQLSSTIEELKQQNQDTLNQLEKEKKDYQQKLAKEQGSLREQLQVHIQTIGILVSEKAELQTALAHTQQAARQKAGESEDLASRLQSSRQRVGELERTLSTVSTQQKQADRYNKDLTKERDALKLELYKNSKSNEDLRQQNSELEEKLRVLGAEKAAAQLGVEELQKKLEMSELLLQQFSSQSEASGGNEQLQQAMEERAQLETHVGQLMESLKQLQVERDQYAENLKGESAMWQQRVQQMAEQVHTLKEEKEHKESQVQELETSLAELRSQMEEPPPPEPPAGPSEAEQRLQGEVEQLQKELESLTGQLRAQVQDNESLSHLNREQEGRLLELEREAQHWSEQAEERKQILESMQSDRTTISRALSQNRELKEQLAELQNGFVRLTNENMEITSALQSEQHVKKELARKLGELQEQLGELKETVELKSQEAQGLQEQRDQCLLHLQQYAAAYQQHAVAYEQLTSEKEALHKQLLLQTQLMDQLQHEEVQGKMAAEMARQELQEAQERLKATSQENQQLQAQLSLLVLPGEDVDQEEQDEEVPQPSLTIPEDLDSREAMVAFFNAAIARAEEEQARLRVQLREQKARCRSLAHLAAPVQSKLEKEAVVPRNVDDSASEESNQALHVAMEKLQSRFLEVMQEKVELKERVEELEHCCIQLSGETDTIGEYIALYQNQRAVLKARHLEKEEYISRLAQDKEEMKVKLLELQELVLRLVKERNEWQGKFLAVSQNPVDVPTPVPTGSQEFGTADQQGDLREVSLADDPEPAQGEAGVLAPHENPTAQQIMRLLREIQNPQERPGLGSNPCIPFFYRADENDEVKIMVV; encoded by the exons CTGAGAGAGTATCAGCAGAAGAACAGCCCGGGTGTCCCTGCAGgagcaaagaagaagaaaaagattaaaaatggTCATAGCCCAGAGAGAAGCACTGCCAGTGATTGTCAGTCACCAGAGAAT ATTCAGGACATTCTGAAGGTGTTGGTGTCCGACCTTAACCGTTCCAATGGGGTCTCGCTCCCCCCATTAGACAAGAGGAAG GTGCCCACAGACCACACTGCTCCTGCACCGCCAACTGCTGCTACTGACACTATGTTCCTTGGCGTCCCTTCCACTGATGCTGATCTCACTCAG AGCCATGATGCTGGCAATTGCTCTAACCTCATGGAGGAGACCAG GACGTTCTCATCGACTGAGAGTCTGCGACAACTTTCTCAACAGCTCAATGGCCTTGTGTCTGAG TCTACATCTTACATCAACGGGGAGGGCCTCACATCTTCCAACATGAAGGATCTGGAG AGCCGGTACCAAGAGCTAGCAGTAGCCCTGGACTCCAGCtatgtaacaaacaaacaactcagtAGCACGATAGAGGAATTG AAACAGCAGAACCAAGACACTCTCAATCAACTGGAAAAA GAGAAGAAGGATTATCAGCAGAAGCTGGCAAAGGAGCAGGGATCTCTCAGGGAACAACTGCAG GTTCACATTCAGACCATAGGCATCCTAGTGTCTGAGAAGGCAGAATTACAGACAGCCCTGGCCCACACTCAGCAAGCAGCCAGGCAGAAAGCAG GAGAGTCGGAGGATCTTGCCAGCCGTCTACAGTCCTCCCGACAGCGTGTGGGAGAGCTGGAGCGAACACTGTCTACTGTGTCAACGCAACAGAAACAGGCAGACAGG taCAACAAGGACCTAACCAAAGAGCGAGATGCCCTCAAGCTGGAGCTGTACAAGAACAG CAAAAGTAATGAGGACCTGAGGCAGCAGAACTCAGAACTGGAAGAGAAACTTCGAGTCCTGGGGGCAGAGAAAGCAGCTGCACAGTTGGGGGTGGAGGAGCTGCAGAAGAAGTTAGAGATGTCAGAGCTGCTGCTGCAACAG TTCTCTAGCCAATCTGAGGCCTCTGGCGGTAATGAGCAGTTACAACAGGCCATGGAGGAGCGGGCTCAGCTGGAGACCCATGTCGGCCAG CTGATGGAGTCACTGAAGCAGCTCCAGGTGGAGAGAGACCAGTATGCAGAGAACCTGAAAGGAGAGAGTGCCATGTGGCAGCAGAGGGTACAGCAAATGGCGGAGCAG GTGCACAcactgaaggaagagaaggagcacaAAGAAAGTCAGGTACAAGAGCTGGAGACCAGCTTGGCCGAACTCAGGAGTCAGATGG AGGAGCCACCGCCCCCGGAGCCGCCAGCTGGGCCCTCTGAGGCCGAGCAGCGGCTGCAGGGAGAGGTCGAGCAGCTGCAGAAGGAACTGGAGAGTCTAACGGGCCAGCTGCGGGCCCAGGTGCAGGACAATGAGAGCCTGAGCCACCTGAACCGGGAGCAGGAGGGGCGGCTGCTGGAGCTGGAGCGGGAGGCCCAGCACTGGAGCGAGCAGGCAGAGGAGCGCAAGCAGATCCTGGAGAGCATGCAGAGTGACCGCACCACCATCAGCAGAGCGCTGTCGCAGAACCGCGAGCTAAAGGAGCAACTGGCCGAGCTGCAGAACGGCTTTGTCAGGCTG ACCAACGAGAACATGGAGATTACCAGTGCGCTGCAGTCAGAGCAGCATGTCAAGAAAGAGCTGGCCAGGAAGCTGGGAGAGCTGCAGGAGCAGCTGGGAGAGCTGAAGGAGACG GTGGAGCTGAAGAGCCAAGAAGCACAGGGTCTGCAGGAGCAGCGAGACCAGTGCCTGTTGCACCTGCAGCAGTACGCTGCTGCCTACCAACAGCACGCGGTGGCCTATGAGCAGCTGACCTCTGAGAAGGAGGCCTTGCACAAGCAGCTTCTGCTGCAAACACAGCTCATGgaccagctgcagcatgaggagGTACAGGGCAAGATGGCAGCTGAGATGGCCCGCCAGGAGCTGCAGGAGGCCCAG GAGCGCCTAAAAGCTACCAGCCAGGAGAACCAACAGCTTCAAGCTCAGCTGAGCCTCTTGGTCCTCCCTGGGGAAG ATGTGGACCAGGAGGAGCAAGATGAGGAGGTTCCTCAGCCCAGTCTGACCATCCCAGAAGACCTAGACAGTAGAGAGGCCATG GTGGCATTCTTTAATGCCGCTATAGCTAGAGCTGAGGAAGAGCAGGCCCGACTACGTGTGCagctgagagagcagaaggcacgGTGCCGGAGCTTGGCTCACTTGGCAGCCCCAGTCCAAAGCAAGCTTGAAAAGGAGGCAGTGGTCCCCAGGAATGTGGATGACTCTGCATCTGAGGAGAGTAACCAGGCCCTCCATGTAGCCATGGAGAAGCTGCAG AGCCGCTTCCTGGAGGTCATGCAGGAGAAAGTGGAGCTCAAGGAGAGGGTGGAGGAGCTTGAACATTGCTGTATCCAGCTTTCTGGAGAGACAGACACCATTG GAGAGTACATTGCCCTTTACCAAAACCAGAGGGCAGTGCTGAAGGCTCGGCATTTGGAGAAGGAAGAATACATTAGCCGGCTGGCTCAGGACAAGGAGGAGATGAAG GTAAAGCTGCTGGAGCTTCAGGAGCTGGTGCTGAGGCTTGTGAAGGAGCGCAATGAATGGCAGGGCAAGTTCCTGGCAGTCTCCCAGAACCCTGTTGATGTGCCCACCCCAGTGCCCACAGGCTCCCAGGAATTCGGCACTGCTGACCAGCAGGGTG ACCTCAGGGAGGTGAGCCTGGCTGACGATCCAGAGCCTGCACAAGGAGAGGCAGGGGTGCTTGCCCCCCATGAGAATCCCACTGCACAGCAAATCATGCGGCTGCTACGTGAGATCCAGAACCCCCAGGAGCGCCCAGGCCTGGGGAGCAACCCCTGCATCCCCTTTTTCTACCGTGCTGATGAGAACGACGAGGTGAAAATCATGGTTGTGTGA
- the Golga2 gene encoding golgin subfamily A member 2 isoform X8, whose protein sequence is MWPPRFPPPRPGMSEETRQSKLAAAKKKLREYQQKNSPGVPAGAKKKKKIKNGHSPERSTASDCQSPENIQDILKVLVSDLNRSNGVSLPPLDKRKVPTDHTAPAPPTAATDTMFLGVPSTDADLTQSHDAGNCSNLMEETRTFSSTESLRQLSQQLNGLVSESTSYINGEGLTSSNMKDLEEKKDYQQKLAKEQGSLREQLQVHIQTIGILVSEKAELQTALAHTQQAARQKAGESEDLASRLQSSRQRVGELERTLSTVSTQQKQADRYNKDLTKERDALKLELYKNSKSNEDLRQQNSELEEKLRVLGAEKAAAQLGVEELQKKLEMSELLLQQFSSQSEASGGNEQLQQAMEERAQLETHVGQLMESLKQLQVERDQYAENLKGESAMWQQRVQQMAEQVHTLKEEKEHKESQVQELETSLAELRSQMEEPPPPEPPAGPSEAEQRLQGEVEQLQKELESLTGQLRAQVQDNESLSHLNREQEGRLLELEREAQHWSEQAEERKQILESMQSDRTTISRALSQNRELKEQLAELQNGFVRLTNENMEITSALQSEQHVKKELARKLGELQEQLGELKETVELKSQEAQGLQEQRDQCLLHLQQYAAAYQQHAVAYEQLTSEKEALHKQLLLQTQLMDQLQHEEVQGKMAAEMARQELQEAQERLKATSQENQQLQAQLSLLVLPGEGDVDQEEQDEEVPQPSLTIPEDLDSREAMVAFFNAAIARAEEEQARLRVQLREQKARCRSLAHLAAPVQSKLEKEAVVPRNVDDSASEESNQALHVAMEKLQSRFLEVMQEKVELKERVEELEHCCIQLSGETDTIGEYIALYQNQRAVLKARHLEKEEYISRLAQDKEEMKVKLLELQELVLRLVKERNEWQGKFLAVSQNPVDVPTPVPTGSQEFGTADQQGDLREVSLADDPEPAQGEAGVLAPHENPTAQQIMRLLREIQNPQERPGLGSNPCIPFFYRADENDEVKIMVV, encoded by the exons CTGAGAGAGTATCAGCAGAAGAACAGCCCGGGTGTCCCTGCAGgagcaaagaagaagaaaaagattaaaaatggTCATAGCCCAGAGAGAAGCACTGCCAGTGATTGTCAGTCACCAGAGAAT ATTCAGGACATTCTGAAGGTGTTGGTGTCCGACCTTAACCGTTCCAATGGGGTCTCGCTCCCCCCATTAGACAAGAGGAAG GTGCCCACAGACCACACTGCTCCTGCACCGCCAACTGCTGCTACTGACACTATGTTCCTTGGCGTCCCTTCCACTGATGCTGATCTCACTCAG AGCCATGATGCTGGCAATTGCTCTAACCTCATGGAGGAGACCAG GACGTTCTCATCGACTGAGAGTCTGCGACAACTTTCTCAACAGCTCAATGGCCTTGTGTCTGAG TCTACATCTTACATCAACGGGGAGGGCCTCACATCTTCCAACATGAAGGATCTGGAG GAGAAGAAGGATTATCAGCAGAAGCTGGCAAAGGAGCAGGGATCTCTCAGGGAACAACTGCAG GTTCACATTCAGACCATAGGCATCCTAGTGTCTGAGAAGGCAGAATTACAGACAGCCCTGGCCCACACTCAGCAAGCAGCCAGGCAGAAAGCAG GAGAGTCGGAGGATCTTGCCAGCCGTCTACAGTCCTCCCGACAGCGTGTGGGAGAGCTGGAGCGAACACTGTCTACTGTGTCAACGCAACAGAAACAGGCAGACAGG taCAACAAGGACCTAACCAAAGAGCGAGATGCCCTCAAGCTGGAGCTGTACAAGAACAG CAAAAGTAATGAGGACCTGAGGCAGCAGAACTCAGAACTGGAAGAGAAACTTCGAGTCCTGGGGGCAGAGAAAGCAGCTGCACAGTTGGGGGTGGAGGAGCTGCAGAAGAAGTTAGAGATGTCAGAGCTGCTGCTGCAACAG TTCTCTAGCCAATCTGAGGCCTCTGGCGGTAATGAGCAGTTACAACAGGCCATGGAGGAGCGGGCTCAGCTGGAGACCCATGTCGGCCAG CTGATGGAGTCACTGAAGCAGCTCCAGGTGGAGAGAGACCAGTATGCAGAGAACCTGAAAGGAGAGAGTGCCATGTGGCAGCAGAGGGTACAGCAAATGGCGGAGCAG GTGCACAcactgaaggaagagaaggagcacaAAGAAAGTCAGGTACAAGAGCTGGAGACCAGCTTGGCCGAACTCAGGAGTCAGATGG AGGAGCCACCGCCCCCGGAGCCGCCAGCTGGGCCCTCTGAGGCCGAGCAGCGGCTGCAGGGAGAGGTCGAGCAGCTGCAGAAGGAACTGGAGAGTCTAACGGGCCAGCTGCGGGCCCAGGTGCAGGACAATGAGAGCCTGAGCCACCTGAACCGGGAGCAGGAGGGGCGGCTGCTGGAGCTGGAGCGGGAGGCCCAGCACTGGAGCGAGCAGGCAGAGGAGCGCAAGCAGATCCTGGAGAGCATGCAGAGTGACCGCACCACCATCAGCAGAGCGCTGTCGCAGAACCGCGAGCTAAAGGAGCAACTGGCCGAGCTGCAGAACGGCTTTGTCAGGCTG ACCAACGAGAACATGGAGATTACCAGTGCGCTGCAGTCAGAGCAGCATGTCAAGAAAGAGCTGGCCAGGAAGCTGGGAGAGCTGCAGGAGCAGCTGGGAGAGCTGAAGGAGACG GTGGAGCTGAAGAGCCAAGAAGCACAGGGTCTGCAGGAGCAGCGAGACCAGTGCCTGTTGCACCTGCAGCAGTACGCTGCTGCCTACCAACAGCACGCGGTGGCCTATGAGCAGCTGACCTCTGAGAAGGAGGCCTTGCACAAGCAGCTTCTGCTGCAAACACAGCTCATGgaccagctgcagcatgaggagGTACAGGGCAAGATGGCAGCTGAGATGGCCCGCCAGGAGCTGCAGGAGGCCCAG GAGCGCCTAAAAGCTACCAGCCAGGAGAACCAACAGCTTCAAGCTCAGCTGAGCCTCTTGGTCCTCCCTGGGGAAG GAGATGTGGACCAGGAGGAGCAAGATGAGGAGGTTCCTCAGCCCAGTCTGACCATCCCAGAAGACCTAGACAGTAGAGAGGCCATG GTGGCATTCTTTAATGCCGCTATAGCTAGAGCTGAGGAAGAGCAGGCCCGACTACGTGTGCagctgagagagcagaaggcacgGTGCCGGAGCTTGGCTCACTTGGCAGCCCCAGTCCAAAGCAAGCTTGAAAAGGAGGCAGTGGTCCCCAGGAATGTGGATGACTCTGCATCTGAGGAGAGTAACCAGGCCCTCCATGTAGCCATGGAGAAGCTGCAG AGCCGCTTCCTGGAGGTCATGCAGGAGAAAGTGGAGCTCAAGGAGAGGGTGGAGGAGCTTGAACATTGCTGTATCCAGCTTTCTGGAGAGACAGACACCATTG GAGAGTACATTGCCCTTTACCAAAACCAGAGGGCAGTGCTGAAGGCTCGGCATTTGGAGAAGGAAGAATACATTAGCCGGCTGGCTCAGGACAAGGAGGAGATGAAG GTAAAGCTGCTGGAGCTTCAGGAGCTGGTGCTGAGGCTTGTGAAGGAGCGCAATGAATGGCAGGGCAAGTTCCTGGCAGTCTCCCAGAACCCTGTTGATGTGCCCACCCCAGTGCCCACAGGCTCCCAGGAATTCGGCACTGCTGACCAGCAGGGTG ACCTCAGGGAGGTGAGCCTGGCTGACGATCCAGAGCCTGCACAAGGAGAGGCAGGGGTGCTTGCCCCCCATGAGAATCCCACTGCACAGCAAATCATGCGGCTGCTACGTGAGATCCAGAACCCCCAGGAGCGCCCAGGCCTGGGGAGCAACCCCTGCATCCCCTTTTTCTACCGTGCTGATGAGAACGACGAGGTGAAAATCATGGTTGTGTGA